In Brachypodium distachyon strain Bd21 chromosome 2, Brachypodium_distachyon_v3.0, whole genome shotgun sequence, one genomic interval encodes:
- the LOC100838575 gene encoding uncharacterized protein LOC100838575 isoform X2 gives MKDSQDIQSTTELQMSPQGTNEVQSNQANTVGTDAPVGDSGSLSVASNDNRKVSREDIELVQNLIERCLQLYMTKGEVVRTLSTRARIEPGFTTLVWQKLEEENSEFFRAYYIRLKLKKQIILFNHLLQHQYNLMKYPAPPNPLVPMQNGIHSMPVNNLPMGYPVLQQPLMPAPGQPHIDAMVCGLSSGHVVNGIPAPGGYHPIRMNSGNDMVVDNGAPEAAHPGAMSSEMAVSPSSAASSNHAPFTPSDIPGMAMDTSALDSAFGSDVGNTGPLQLGPDGSSRDSIRSLGQLWNFSLSDLTADLTSLGDLEALENYAGTPFLPSDSDLLLDSPDHDDIVEYFADAINGTQSDEDKS, from the exons ATGAAGGATTCTCAG GATATTCAGAGCACGACAGAGTTGCAGATGTCACCACAAGGTACTAATGAAGTGCAAAGTAACCAAGCAAACACAGTGGGCACTGATGCTCCTGTAGGGGATTCTGGTTCTTTGTCAGTCGCTAGTAATGATAATAGAAAAGTCTCCCGCGAAGACATTGAACTT GTCCAGAATTTGATAGAGCGATGTCTTCAGCTATACATGACCAAAGGAGAGGTTGTTAGGACACTATCTACTCGTGCAAGAATAGAACCTGGCTTCACTACTTTAG TATGGCAGAAACTTGAAGAAGAGAACTCTGAATTCTTCCGGGCCTACTATATAAGATTGAAATTGAAAAAACAGATCATCTTGTTCAACCATTTGTTGCAGCACCAATACAATTTGATGAAATATCCAGCACCTCCGAATCCATTGGTTCCAATGCAAAATGGAATACATTCTATGCCAG TCAACAATTTACCGATGGGGTATCCAGTACTACAGCAACCTCTGATGCCTGCTCCCGGCCAGCCTCACATAGATGCAATGGTTTGTGGTCTCTCCAGTGGTCATGTAGTGAATGGGATACCTGCACCAGGTGGCTATCATCCAATTCGCATGAATTCTGGAAATGA CATGGTTGTGGACAACGGTGCACCTGAAGCTGCACATCCTGGTGCTATGTCCTCTGAGATGGCCGTGAGTCCCTCATCAGCAGCATCAAGCAACCATGCTCCTTTCACTCCATCTGATATACCAGGGATGGCCATGGATACATCAGCCCTAGATTCAGCATTTGGATCTGACGTGGGGAACACAGGACCTCTGCAATTAGGGCCAGATGGTTCGTCAAGGGACTCCATCCGATCCTTGGGGCAGCTCTGGAATTTCAGCCTTTCTGATCTTACAGCAGATTTGACAAGTTTGGGAG ACTTGGAGGCTCTTGAGAACTACGCTGGCACCCCTTTCCTCCCTTCAGACTCAGACCTTTTACTTGATTCCCCAGACCATGATGACATAG TTGAGTACTTCGCCGACGCCATCAATGGGACTCAGTCGGATGAAGATAAGTCATAG
- the LOC100840407 gene encoding uncharacterized protein LOC100840407, whose product MPLYDCMLLVKPMVTKEAVAELVTRVAGRAYQRNGVVTELKSFGKVHLGYGIKKLDGRHFQGQLMQMTMMVPPSFTKELQYLNKEDRLLRWLVVKHRDAVYGLEFINEDEQGSEMDNYRYRTRSKDDDVDEYDDDDDDYEYEVEEE is encoded by the exons ATGCCTCTGTACGACTGCATGCTGCTGGTGAAGCCGATGGTGACGAAGGAGGCCGTGGCGGAGCTCGTGACGCGGGTGGCTGGGCGCGCCTACCAGCGCAACGGCGTCGTCACCGAGCTCAAGTCCTTCGGCAAAGTGCACCTCGGGTACGGCATCAAGAAGCTCGACGGCCGCCACTTCCAG GGTCAACTTATGCAAATGACCATGATGGTTCCACCTTCCTTCACTAAAGAACTCCAATATCTAAACAAGGAGGACCGGCTGCTCCGCTGGCTGGTGGTGAAGCATAGAGATGCAGTTTACGGTCTGGAGTTCATCAATGAGGATGAACAGGGCAGCGAGATGGACAATTACCGCTATCGTACCAGGAGTAAGGATGATGATGTTGATGAAtatgatgacgacgacgatgattaCGAGTATGAGGTCGAGGAGGAGTAG
- the LOC100842221 gene encoding uncharacterized protein LOC100842221 has translation MAKPQQEVYFVFMNFDPVYERLRADRSKQGSATLDAYLSDKHDKLLAKLLGPPDTYRKKSSLAIVDGFAAEITDAQASVLRSAKEVRVVEKNQELA, from the exons ATGGCGAAGCCGCAGCAGGAGGTGTACTTCGTGTTCATGAACTTCGACCCTGTCTACGAGCGCCTTAGAGCCGATCG CTCGAAGCAGGGGTCGGCCACGCTGGACGCATACCTGAGCGACAAGCACGACAAGCTGCTGGCCAAGCTCCTCGGCCCGCCCGACACCTACCGGAAGAAGTCCTCGCTCGCCATCGTCGACGGCTTTGCTGCCGAGATCACCGACGCTCAG GCGAGCGTGCTGAGGTCCGCCAAGGAGGTGAGGGTGGTGGAGAAGAACCAGGAGCTTGCTTGA
- the LOC104582522 gene encoding uncharacterized protein LOC104582522, protein MARASAAVVLFALLCCLLVDLYPARRPGELPPQVITAAHDPVGDPREASAEPLLPTKLVALEEVDPVRRAPQVFQCGGEDVAAAVTASSSSEEGAQPRPESGAEEEAGIMGWFRGSDTDCDDSGSDTDCDSDSDDEHDGGWIMGWFWRLARRF, encoded by the coding sequence ATGGCtcgcgccagcgccgccgtggTCCTCTTCGCGCTGCTCTGCTGCCTCCTCGTGGACCTTTACCCGGCGCGCCGCCCCGGCGAGCTCCCGCCGCAGGTGATAACAGCAGCACACGATCCCGTGGGTGATCCCCGCGAGGCCTCCGCCGAGCCGCTTCTGCCCACCAAACTGGTGGCGTTGGAGGAGGTGGACCCGGTCCGACGGGCTCCGCAGGTCTTCCAGTGCGGCGGTGAAGACGTGGCGGCGGCTGTGACTGCGAGCAGCAGCTCAGAGGAGGGCGCTCAGCCACGGCCGGAgagcggggcggaggaggaggccgggaTCATGGGGTGGTtccggggctccgacaccgacTGCGACGACTCCGGCTCCGACACCGACTGCGACTCGGATTCTGACGACGAGCACGACGGGGGCTGGATCATGGGGTGGTTCTGGAGGCTGGCGCGTCGCTTCTGA
- the LOC100836131 gene encoding endoglucanase 2: MAALLVILVLTAMAQVAYCGGGHDYGTALSKSILFLEAQRSGTLPSSQRIAWRANSGLLDGKANGVDLTGGYYDAGDNVKFGLPMAFTVTMMSWSIVEYGEQMAAAGQLDHAVEAVKWGTDYFIKAHPEANVLYGEVGDGDSDHSCWQRPEDMTTSRQAYRLDTQHPGSELAGETAAAMAAASLVFRRSNPGYASQLLQHSKQLFDFADKYRGRYDTSIPVAKGYYGSVSGYGDELLWASAWLYQATNDEHYLAYLANNGDSLGGTGWSTNQFGWDIKYPGVQVLASKILLQGKAGAAAHAGALRRYQQKADLFACSCLGKASNNNVQRTPGGMLYFQKWNNLQFVTSAAFLLAAYSDHLGQAKRAVQCPSGSTAQPAELLSFATAQVDYILGSNPRATSYMVGYGATYPREAHHRGASIVSFKSDPSFVGCNEGYSNWYGRKGSNPNLLDGAIVGGPDEYDNFADERNNYQQTEPTTYNNAPLMGVLARLAAGGSSRFDRSVSDEIATAGIKSDNRTSLPSLSPAADEHASPIAIEQNVTASWTEKGRTYTRYVVTVTNGYPHKTVQELHIGVAKLYGPVWGLRETRYGYVLPGSDPALLPAGGSAVFVYVHAAPPADVWVTGYKLV, encoded by the exons ATGGCGGCTCTCCTCGTTATCTTGGTGCTCACCGCCATGGCGCAGGTGGCGtactgcggcggcggtcacgACTACGGCACGGCGCTGAGCAAGAGCATCCTCTTCCTGGAGGCGCAGCGGTCCGGCACGCTCCCCAGCAGCCAGAGGATCGCCTGGAGGGCCAACTCCGGCCTCCTCGACGGGAAGGCCAACGGG GTGGATCTGACGGGGGGTTACTACGACGCCGGCGACAACGTCAAGTTCGGGCTGCCGATGGCGTTCACGGTGACCATGATGTCGTGGAGCATCGTGGAGTACGGCGAGcagatggcggccgccgggcAGCTCGACCACGCCGTCGAGGCCGTCAAGTGGGGCACCGACTACTTCATCAAGGCGCATCCGGAGGCCAACGTGCTCTACGGAGAG GTCGGAGACGGCGACTCGGATCACAGCTGCTGGCAGCGGCCGGAGGACATGACGACGAGCCGTCAGGCGTACCGCCTCGACACGCAGCACCCGGGGTCCGAACTCGCCGGAGAGACCGCCGCGGCAATGGCTGCCGCGTCACTCGTGTTCCGCCGCTCCAACCCGGGCTACGCCAGCCAACTCCTGCAACATTCCAAGCAG CTGTTTGATTTCGCCGACAAGTACCGCGGAAGGTACGACACCAGCATCCCGGTCGCCAAGGGCTATTACGGATCGGTCAGCGGATACGGG GACGAGCTTCTCTGGGCATCGGCGTGGCTGTACCAAGCGACGAACGACGAACACTACCTGGCGTACCTGGCCAACAACGGCGACTCGCTGGGCGGCACGGGCTGGTCCACGAACCAGTTCGGCTGGGACATCAAGTACCCGGGCGTGCAAGTCCTGGCATCCAAGATCCTCCTCCAGGGCAaagccggcgccgcggcgcaCGCCGGCGCGCTGCGGCGGTACCAGCAGAAAGCCGACCTCTTCGCGTGCTCCTGCCTCGGCAAGGCATCCAACAACAACGTCCAGCGGACGCCCGGGGGCATGCTGTACTTCCAGAAATGGAACAACCTGCAGTTCGTGACCTCCGCGGCCTTCCTGCTCGCGGCCTACTCCGACCACCTGGGCCAGGCGAAACGGGCCGTCCAGTGCCCGTCCGGGAGCACGGCCCAGCCCGCCGAGCTCTTGTCCTTCGCCACGGCCCAGGTGGACTACATCCTGGGGTCCAACCCGAGGGCGACGAGCTACATGGTAGGCTATGGCGCCACGTACCCGCGCGAGGCGCACCACCGTGGCGCGTCCATCGTTTCCTTCAAGTCCGACCCGTCCTTCGTGGGGTGCAACGAGGGGTACTCTAACTGGTATGGTCGGAAAGGGAGCAACCCCAACTTGTTGGATGGAGCTATTGTTGGTGGCCCTGATGAGTACGATAACTTCGCCGATGAGAGGAATAACTACCAGCAAACGGAGCCCACAACCTATAACAATGCGCCGCTCATGGGCGTGCTCGCTCGtttggccgccggcggcagtaGCCGGTTTGATCGGTCAGTTTCGGACG AGATTGCTACGGCAGGAATCAAGAGTGACAACCGGACCTCGCTTCCATCTCTTTCCCCTG CTGCTGATGAGCACGCCTCGCCCATTGCGATCGAGCAGAACGTGACGGCGTCGTGGACGGAGAAGGGCCGGACATACACCCGGTACGTGGTGACGGTGACCAACGGATATCCACACAAGACGGTGCAGGAGCTCCACATCGGCGTCGCCAAGCTCTACGGTCCAGTGTGGGGGCTCCGCGAGACGCGGTACGGCTACGTGCTCCCAGGCTCGGACCCGGcgctgcttcccgccggcgggAGCGCAGTGTTCGTGTACGTgcacgccgcgccgccggcggacgTCTGGGTCACGGGCTACAAGCTCGTCTGA
- the LOC100838575 gene encoding uncharacterized protein LOC100838575 isoform X1 → MKDSQDIQSTTELQMSPQGTNEVQSNQANTVGTDAPVGDSGSLSVASNDNRKVSREDIELVQNLIERCLQLYMTKGEVVRTLSTRARIEPGFTTLVWQKLEEENSEFFRAYYIRLKLKKQIILFNHLLQHQYNLMKYPAPPNPLVPMQNGIHSMPVNNLPMGYPVLQQPLMPAPGQPHIDAMVCGLSSGHVVNGIPAPGGYHPIRMNSGNDMVVDNGAPEAAHPGAMSSEMAVSPSSAASSNHAPFTPSDIPGMAMDTSALDSAFGSDVGNTGPLQLGPDGSSRDSIRSLGQLWNFSLSDLTADLTSLGASNTGVHVHIKKMGTTTIICLTWRLLRTTLAPLSSLQTQTFYLIPQTMMT, encoded by the exons ATGAAGGATTCTCAG GATATTCAGAGCACGACAGAGTTGCAGATGTCACCACAAGGTACTAATGAAGTGCAAAGTAACCAAGCAAACACAGTGGGCACTGATGCTCCTGTAGGGGATTCTGGTTCTTTGTCAGTCGCTAGTAATGATAATAGAAAAGTCTCCCGCGAAGACATTGAACTT GTCCAGAATTTGATAGAGCGATGTCTTCAGCTATACATGACCAAAGGAGAGGTTGTTAGGACACTATCTACTCGTGCAAGAATAGAACCTGGCTTCACTACTTTAG TATGGCAGAAACTTGAAGAAGAGAACTCTGAATTCTTCCGGGCCTACTATATAAGATTGAAATTGAAAAAACAGATCATCTTGTTCAACCATTTGTTGCAGCACCAATACAATTTGATGAAATATCCAGCACCTCCGAATCCATTGGTTCCAATGCAAAATGGAATACATTCTATGCCAG TCAACAATTTACCGATGGGGTATCCAGTACTACAGCAACCTCTGATGCCTGCTCCCGGCCAGCCTCACATAGATGCAATGGTTTGTGGTCTCTCCAGTGGTCATGTAGTGAATGGGATACCTGCACCAGGTGGCTATCATCCAATTCGCATGAATTCTGGAAATGA CATGGTTGTGGACAACGGTGCACCTGAAGCTGCACATCCTGGTGCTATGTCCTCTGAGATGGCCGTGAGTCCCTCATCAGCAGCATCAAGCAACCATGCTCCTTTCACTCCATCTGATATACCAGGGATGGCCATGGATACATCAGCCCTAGATTCAGCATTTGGATCTGACGTGGGGAACACAGGACCTCTGCAATTAGGGCCAGATGGTTCGTCAAGGGACTCCATCCGATCCTTGGGGCAGCTCTGGAATTTCAGCCTTTCTGATCTTACAGCAGATTTGACAAGTTTGGGAG CAAGTAATACAGGAGTTCATGTGCACATTAAGAAAATGGGTACAACAACAATAATCTGTTTG ACTTGGAGGCTCTTGAGAACTACGCTGGCACCCCTTTCCTCCCTTCAGACTCAGACCTTTTACTTGATTCCCCAGACCATGATGACATAG